The Pelagibacterium halotolerans B2 genome has a segment encoding these proteins:
- a CDS encoding BolA family protein, whose product MPMDAAEIETLIKQALPDAKVDIRDLAGDGDHYAATVTSEEFRGKSRVQQHQLVYQALKGNMGGELHALALTTNAPD is encoded by the coding sequence ATGCCAATGGATGCAGCCGAAATCGAGACCCTCATCAAACAGGCTCTCCCCGATGCGAAGGTTGATATCCGCGATCTGGCCGGCGATGGCGACCACTACGCCGCCACCGTCACCTCCGAGGAGTTCCGCGGCAAATCCCGCGTGCAGCAGCACCAGCTCGTCTATCAGGCGCTCAAAGGCAATATGGGCGGCGAATTGCATGCCCTGGCGCTGACCACCAACGCCCCCGATTGA
- a CDS encoding DUF6665 family protein, whose product MSLRDSLDLIRAVNPEGGHAVLEHEIMGERAASLGAAEQRVAKTVSAYNTATPGERTEQLAAAQNAVWAYFVQRELCGFKRHQDVIAAFAIPREVLNGLGAVRR is encoded by the coding sequence ATGAGCCTGCGCGACAGCCTCGATCTTATCAGGGCCGTCAATCCCGAAGGCGGCCATGCCGTTCTCGAACACGAGATCATGGGCGAGCGCGCCGCCTCGCTCGGTGCCGCCGAACAACGGGTCGCAAAGACCGTTTCGGCCTATAACACTGCCACGCCTGGCGAACGCACCGAACAGCTCGCCGCCGCGCAAAATGCCGTATGGGCTTATTTCGTCCAGCGCGAGTTGTGCGGCTTCAAGCGCCATCAGGACGTGATCGCCGCCTTCGCAATTCCCCGCGAAGTGCTAAACGGGCTGGGTGCCGTTCGCCGATGA
- the grxD gene encoding Grx4 family monothiol glutaredoxin, protein MSDINAFIDQQVKSNDVFLFMKGTPDFPQCGFSGQVVQILNYLGVEYNSANVLETDELRQGIKDYSNWPTIPQLYVKGEFVGGCDIIREMFQAGELQTHFENAGIPVKQTA, encoded by the coding sequence ATGAGCGACATCAACGCATTTATTGACCAGCAGGTGAAGTCCAACGACGTCTTCCTGTTCATGAAGGGCACGCCCGATTTTCCTCAATGCGGGTTTTCGGGACAGGTCGTCCAGATTCTCAACTACCTCGGCGTCGAATACAATTCCGCCAACGTCCTTGAAACCGACGAGCTGCGTCAGGGCATCAAGGACTATTCCAACTGGCCCACCATTCCCCAGCTCTACGTGAAGGGCGAATTCGTCGGCGGCTGCGACATCATCCGTGAAATGTTCCAGGCCGGCGAGCTCCAGACCCATTTCGAAAACGCCGGCATTCCGGTCAAGCAAACCGCCTGA
- a CDS encoding MFS transporter: MSAITARRVLPVPLPVIIVAGCFIAMVTFGARSTSGIFLLPMTEDLGWSREGFAMALAIQNLVWGITQPFAGGMADKFGTGRVLAAGALVYALGLFLWSITPTEGIFMLTGGVLMGVGIGTASFGVVMAAFGRAVPPEKRSFVFGIATAASSMGQFVFAPLGQAFISNFGWQTALVYLGLIILMVVPLSTMLRGQTQSAPGDADMPFMQALSKALGHGSYRLLVIGFFVCGFHLAFITVHFPAFLVQCGLTPEASSWALGLIGLFNVAGSLLAGWLGDRLPKQILLSVIYLLRAVGTAAFLLLPITEVSAYIYAATLGMLWLATVPLTAGLVSLFFGPRYMGMLYGVAFLSHQIGSFFGVWLGGVSYDMTGDYYAVWYLGIIIGLLSAAIHIPIKEVKAPAFIGPQPAPIG; the protein is encoded by the coding sequence ATGTCCGCCATAACCGCCCGCCGCGTCCTGCCGGTCCCCTTGCCTGTCATCATCGTGGCCGGCTGCTTCATCGCCATGGTGACCTTTGGCGCCCGTTCCACCTCCGGCATTTTCCTCCTGCCCATGACCGAGGACCTCGGCTGGTCGCGCGAGGGCTTTGCCATGGCGCTGGCCATCCAGAACCTTGTCTGGGGCATCACCCAGCCCTTCGCCGGCGGCATGGCCGACAAGTTCGGCACCGGACGTGTTCTTGCGGCGGGGGCCCTGGTTTATGCGCTGGGCCTGTTTTTGTGGTCCATCACGCCAACCGAGGGCATATTCATGCTCACCGGCGGCGTCCTGATGGGCGTCGGCATCGGTACGGCCTCGTTCGGCGTGGTCATGGCAGCCTTTGGTCGCGCCGTTCCGCCGGAAAAGCGCTCCTTTGTGTTCGGCATCGCCACCGCCGCGTCGTCCATGGGTCAGTTCGTCTTCGCTCCGCTCGGTCAGGCTTTCATCTCGAATTTCGGCTGGCAGACGGCGCTGGTCTATCTCGGGCTTATCATTCTCATGGTTGTCCCGCTCTCGACAATGCTGCGCGGCCAGACCCAAAGCGCGCCGGGTGACGCCGATATGCCGTTCATGCAGGCACTCTCCAAGGCGTTGGGCCATGGTTCCTATCGCCTGCTTGTCATCGGCTTTTTCGTCTGCGGCTTCCATCTGGCCTTTATCACGGTCCACTTTCCGGCTTTCCTTGTCCAGTGTGGGCTGACGCCGGAAGCCAGTTCCTGGGCGCTGGGCCTGATTGGCCTGTTCAACGTTGCGGGCTCGCTGTTGGCCGGCTGGCTGGGCGACAGGCTGCCCAAGCAGATCCTGCTTTCGGTCATCTATCTGCTGCGTGCCGTTGGCACCGCTGCCTTCCTGCTGCTGCCGATTACCGAGGTCAGCGCCTATATCTACGCGGCAACCCTGGGCATGCTCTGGCTGGCCACTGTGCCGTTGACCGCCGGACTGGTCAGCCTTTTCTTCGGTCCGCGCTATATGGGCATGCTCTATGGCGTTGCCTTCCTCTCGCACCAGATCGGATCGTTCTTCGGGGTCTGGCTGGGGGGCGTCTCCTACGACATGACCGGCGATTACTACGCCGTCTGGTATCTGGGCATTATCATCGGCCTGCTCTCGGCGGCAATTCACATCCCGATCAAGGAAGTCAAGGCGCCCGCCTTCATTGGCCCTCAACCTGCCCCCATCGGCTAG
- a CDS encoding multidrug effflux MFS transporter, with translation MTTTTAATRDVSRPEFIALIAGLMALNAMAIDVMLPALPYMGEALGVMNENDRHYVLTAYMLGFGAAQIAFGPLSDRFGRRAPLMVGLVIYVIAAFAAAFSPTFATLLVLRFVQGMGAASTRVIATSLVRDRFGGRAMAEVMSLVFMVFMIIPVIAPAVGQVLLLTGPWEYIFFFMAALGLVIAIWAFLRLPETLLPENRRALRLKVIVEGFRLVFTNKMAFSYGLSAMFVFGALFGFISTAQQIYVDIYDLGAYFPVAFAAIAGLMSVSSYTNSRMVRKIGMRRLSHGAMLVFTVMSGIWLLVSLTGFMPLWLFLAFLAVIMFMFGWSMANINSLAMEPLGKVAGTASAVFGLIQTVGGALIGTAIGQFYNGTITPIAAGYFVLGCVALGFILIAENGKLFGVGEEYREDAVPADIH, from the coding sequence ATGACGACCACCACCGCCGCGACCCGGGACGTTTCCCGGCCAGAATTTATTGCCCTGATTGCAGGGCTCATGGCGCTCAACGCCATGGCAATCGATGTCATGCTGCCTGCGCTGCCCTATATGGGCGAGGCGCTGGGGGTGATGAATGAAAACGACCGCCATTATGTGCTCACCGCCTATATGCTCGGATTCGGCGCGGCCCAGATCGCGTTCGGCCCGCTTTCGGATCGTTTCGGGCGCCGTGCTCCGCTCATGGTCGGTCTGGTCATCTATGTCATCGCGGCCTTTGCCGCTGCATTCTCGCCGACATTTGCAACGCTTCTGGTGCTTCGCTTTGTTCAGGGCATGGGCGCCGCATCGACGCGCGTGATCGCCACATCCCTGGTGCGCGACCGGTTTGGTGGCCGGGCGATGGCCGAGGTGATGTCGCTTGTGTTCATGGTGTTCATGATTATTCCGGTCATCGCGCCGGCGGTCGGCCAGGTCCTCCTGCTGACCGGTCCTTGGGAGTACATCTTCTTCTTCATGGCCGCACTCGGATTGGTCATCGCAATCTGGGCGTTCCTGCGGCTGCCCGAAACATTGCTGCCGGAAAACCGCCGTGCCCTGCGCCTTAAGGTGATCGTGGAGGGCTTCCGGCTGGTTTTCACCAACAAGATGGCCTTCAGCTACGGGCTTTCGGCAATGTTTGTGTTCGGCGCCCTGTTCGGCTTTATCAGCACCGCTCAGCAGATCTATGTCGACATCTACGACCTGGGCGCCTATTTCCCCGTGGCCTTTGCCGCGATTGCCGGGCTGATGTCGGTTTCCTCCTACACCAATTCGCGCATGGTCCGGAAAATCGGCATGCGGCGGTTGAGCCATGGCGCCATGCTGGTCTTCACGGTGATGAGCGGCATCTGGCTCCTTGTCTCGCTCACCGGTTTCATGCCGCTCTGGCTGTTCCTGGCGTTCCTTGCCGTCATCATGTTCATGTTCGGTTGGTCGATGGCCAATATCAACTCACTGGCCATGGAGCCGCTCGGCAAGGTCGCCGGCACCGCGTCAGCCGTCTTCGGGCTGATCCAGACGGTTGGCGGCGCCTTGATCGGCACGGCGATCGGTCAATTCTATAACGGCACGATCACGCCCATTGCCGCGGGATACTTCGTCCTCGGCTGTGTAGCACTGGGCTTCATCCTGATCGCGGAAAACGGCAAACTGTTTGGCGTCGGCGAAGAATACCGCGAAGACGCAGTGCCGGCCGATATACACTGA
- a CDS encoding inositol monophosphatase family protein, producing the protein MNIERLTAILREAAKTEIMPRFRRLDEGAIRTKSHVHDLVTEADEASERFITNAIKTASPQTVVIGEEAVAANPKLLDTHFENETVVYVDPVDGTWNFAAGLPLFAVMAAVVHKGEVVAGVIYDPVGDDWMMTERGCGCFQVFPDGRMLAQKFADPVPLDEMAGTASASYIAKEKRAEILGNLAKVHTLAAYRCAGHEYRLGAGGSLNFMMYNKLTPWDHAAGSLMMVEAGAHVAHFDGSPYRPAHMEGGLLVAGSKESWDELRREVFTL; encoded by the coding sequence ATGAATATCGAGCGCCTGACCGCCATCCTGCGCGAGGCCGCAAAAACCGAGATCATGCCGCGCTTCCGGCGGCTCGACGAAGGCGCGATCCGCACCAAGTCCCATGTTCATGATCTGGTGACCGAGGCTGACGAGGCTTCCGAGCGTTTCATTACCAATGCCATCAAGACCGCGTCGCCCCAGACCGTGGTGATCGGCGAAGAGGCGGTGGCGGCCAACCCGAAACTGCTCGACACCCATTTCGAAAACGAGACCGTGGTCTATGTCGACCCGGTGGACGGCACGTGGAATTTCGCCGCCGGCTTGCCCTTGTTCGCGGTGATGGCGGCGGTGGTCCATAAGGGGGAAGTGGTTGCAGGGGTGATCTACGATCCGGTCGGTGACGACTGGATGATGACCGAGCGTGGCTGCGGGTGTTTTCAGGTGTTCCCCGATGGGCGTATGCTGGCGCAGAAATTTGCCGATCCGGTGCCGCTGGACGAAATGGCCGGAACCGCGTCGGCGTCCTATATCGCCAAGGAAAAGCGGGCCGAGATTCTGGGCAATCTGGCCAAGGTGCATACGCTGGCGGCCTATCGCTGCGCGGGGCATGAATATCGGCTGGGGGCGGGCGGCAGCCTCAACTTCATGATGTACAACAAGCTCACCCCCTGGGATCACGCCGCGGGATCGCTGATGATGGTGGAAGCGGGCGCCCATGTCGCCCATTTCGACGGGTCACCTTACAGGCCCGCCCATATGGAGGGCGGGCTTCTGGTGGCAGGCAGCAAGGAGAGCTGGGACGAGCTGCGCCGTGAGGTGTTTACGCTTTAG
- the ttcA gene encoding tRNA 2-thiocytidine(32) synthetase TtcA — translation MSIAEPIADIDDSCPALFRNAPAGVEFNKLRKRLIRQVRETLDTYGMIRPGAKWLVALSGGKDSYGLLAVLLDLKWRGLLPVEFLACNLDQGQPNFPKHILPEFLESNGIAHRIEYQDTYSIVTDKLPAGATYCSLCSRLRRGHLYRIAREEGCSALVLGHHREDILETFFMNLFHGGKLAAMPPKLLNDEGDVEVLRPLALCAEADLARFAEALEFPIIPCDLCGSQDGLQRNAMKAMLDDFERKMPGRKDVMIRALGNINPSHMLDPKLFDFAALAAGVDQ, via the coding sequence ATGAGCATTGCCGAACCGATCGCGGATATCGACGATTCCTGTCCGGCGCTGTTCCGCAACGCGCCGGCGGGTGTCGAATTCAACAAGCTGCGCAAACGCCTGATCCGTCAGGTGCGCGAGACACTCGATACCTATGGAATGATCAGACCGGGTGCGAAGTGGCTGGTGGCCCTGTCGGGCGGCAAGGACAGCTACGGGTTGCTGGCGGTGCTGCTCGATCTCAAATGGCGCGGGCTTTTGCCGGTCGAATTTCTGGCGTGCAACCTCGATCAGGGACAGCCGAACTTTCCCAAACACATCCTGCCCGAATTTCTCGAAAGCAACGGGATCGCGCATCGGATCGAATATCAGGACACCTATTCGATCGTTACCGACAAGCTGCCGGCCGGTGCAACGTACTGCTCGCTGTGCTCGCGGCTGCGGCGCGGACATCTTTATCGCATCGCGCGCGAGGAAGGATGTTCGGCGCTGGTGCTGGGTCACCATCGCGAGGATATTCTGGAAACCTTCTTCATGAACCTGTTTCACGGGGGAAAGCTGGCGGCGATGCCGCCGAAACTGCTCAATGACGAGGGGGACGTCGAGGTTCTGCGGCCCCTGGCGCTGTGCGCCGAGGCCGATCTCGCCCGGTTTGCCGAGGCATTGGAATTTCCCATCATCCCCTGCGATCTGTGCGGCTCACAGGACGGGCTCCAGCGCAATGCGATGAAGGCGATGCTCGACGATTTCGAGCGCAAGATGCCGGGGCGCAAGGACGTGATGATCCGGGCGCTGGGCAATATCAATCCCAGCCACATGCTGGACCCGAAACTTTTCGATTTCGCCGCGCTGGCGGCGGGGGTGGACCAATGA
- a CDS encoding peptide transporter, which yields MFRSFFPVPKLFFSSLLGVMLVAILAWTSIGPTLQPYLSIDRLILPPACAPTEAEAPPGVGDTAQAVPGAELTEPDLPDSSVTQSDSPAASEVRCLPEGSFLTAERVWFYQYLLILAAAFCVFWYFYKRNEWYWWSVVSTVAIMLLVYFNVQVDAFINNWQGRFFNTMQMALTEPGSVTPEEFYGQIMEAFVVLMPRIIVAVIVAFYTAHYVFRWRKAMNSYYMAWWPSIRTTEGAAQRVQEDTMRFASITEDLGVAFLDSLITLVVFIPLLWTLSQNVTSLPLIGDVPGSLVWVALLSAAFGTVLLALVGFKLPGLNFENQKVEAAYRKELVYGEDHEEYAQPATWKELFANVQKNYFRLYWHYTYFNLARYGYLNLAGYIPLLALSPSILAGALTLGLYQQVQQAFGQVASSFQFLARAWSTVIELLSVHKRLMHFESHIPRDQEPIKESVSEYAS from the coding sequence ATGTTTCGATCCTTCTTCCCCGTCCCCAAGCTCTTTTTTTCATCCCTGCTTGGCGTGATGCTCGTGGCCATCCTTGCCTGGACCAGCATCGGTCCAACGCTGCAGCCCTATTTGAGTATCGATCGGCTGATCCTCCCCCCGGCCTGCGCCCCGACCGAAGCGGAAGCGCCTCCCGGCGTCGGCGATACCGCCCAGGCCGTTCCGGGCGCCGAACTTACCGAACCCGATCTGCCCGATTCATCGGTAACTCAATCGGATTCTCCCGCTGCAAGCGAAGTCCGCTGCCTGCCCGAAGGTTCATTCCTCACAGCCGAACGCGTCTGGTTCTACCAATACCTGCTCATCCTCGCCGCCGCGTTCTGCGTATTCTGGTACTTTTACAAGCGCAATGAGTGGTACTGGTGGTCGGTGGTCAGCACCGTGGCGATCATGCTGCTGGTCTATTTCAACGTCCAGGTCGACGCCTTCATCAACAACTGGCAAGGCCGCTTCTTCAACACAATGCAAATGGCCCTGACCGAGCCCGGCTCGGTCACACCGGAAGAGTTTTACGGCCAGATCATGGAGGCCTTCGTCGTCCTGATGCCCCGCATCATCGTCGCGGTGATCGTCGCCTTCTATACGGCCCATTATGTCTTTCGCTGGCGCAAGGCGATGAACTCCTACTACATGGCCTGGTGGCCCTCGATCCGCACCACCGAGGGCGCGGCCCAGCGCGTCCAGGAAGACACGATGCGCTTTGCTTCGATCACCGAGGATCTCGGCGTCGCCTTCCTCGATTCCCTGATTACGCTTGTGGTGTTCATTCCGCTCTTGTGGACGCTGTCTCAAAACGTCACCTCCCTGCCCCTGATCGGCGACGTTCCGGGCAGCCTTGTCTGGGTGGCTTTGCTCTCGGCGGCTTTCGGCACGGTGCTTCTCGCCCTCGTCGGGTTCAAGCTGCCGGGCCTCAATTTCGAGAACCAGAAGGTCGAGGCGGCCTACCGCAAGGAATTGGTCTATGGCGAAGACCACGAGGAATACGCCCAGCCAGCCACTTGGAAGGAACTTTTCGCCAATGTGCAGAAGAACTATTTCCGCCTCTACTGGCACTACACCTACTTCAATCTCGCCCGTTACGGCTATCTCAACCTGGCGGGCTACATCCCCCTCCTCGCCCTCTCGCCGTCAATTCTTGCCGGCGCGTTGACGCTGGGCCTCTACCAGCAGGTGCAGCAGGCGTTCGGCCAGGTGGCCTCATCGTTCCAGTTCCTGGCCCGCGCCTGGTCCACGGTCATCGAACTGCTCTCGGTCCACAAGCGCCTTATGCACTTTGAGAGCCACATCCCGCGCGATCAGGAGCCGATCAAGGAATCGGTCAGCGAATACGCGAGCTGA
- the rpsD gene encoding 30S ribosomal protein S4, producing the protein MSKRHTQKHKIDRRLGENIWGRPKSPLNARAYGPGQHGQRRKSKLSDFGIQLRAKQKLKGYYGSITEKAFKRVYAEAARRRGDTGENLIGILESRLDAIVYRAKFVPTVFAARQFVNHGHVQVNGKRVNIPSYNVQPGDVISIRERSKQLTIVLEAVQLAERDVPDYVDADHSKMTATFVRVPALSDVPYPVQMEPNLVVEFYSR; encoded by the coding sequence ATGTCGAAACGTCATACGCAAAAGCACAAGATCGACCGCCGTCTCGGCGAAAATATCTGGGGTCGTCCGAAGTCCCCGCTCAATGCCCGCGCCTATGGCCCCGGCCAGCACGGCCAGCGCCGCAAGAGCAAGCTTTCCGATTTCGGTATTCAGCTCCGCGCCAAGCAGAAGCTCAAGGGCTATTATGGCTCGATCACCGAAAAGGCCTTCAAGCGCGTTTACGCCGAAGCCGCCCGTCGCCGTGGTGACACCGGCGAAAACCTGATCGGCATTCTCGAAAGCCGTCTGGACGCCATCGTTTATCGCGCCAAATTCGTGCCGACCGTGTTCGCGGCGCGTCAGTTCGTCAACCATGGCCATGTTCAGGTCAACGGCAAGCGCGTCAACATCCCGAGCTACAACGTGCAGCCGGGCGATGTGATCTCGATCCGTGAGCGCTCCAAGCAGCTCACCATCGTTCTCGAAGCCGTCCAGCTCGCCGAGCGTGACGTGCCCGATTACGTGGACGCCGATCACTCCAAGATGACCGCGACCTTCGTCCGTGTTCCGGCCCTTAGCGATGTGCCCTATCCGGTGCAGATGGAACCGAACCTGGTCGTCGAATTCTATTCGCGCTAA
- a CDS encoding DMT family transporter: protein MALMIAAVLLVPISDAMSKSLTGILNPFEIAFWRFGFQMAMLGLFIVVTRRRLARGPWGLMLVGGATMAVVLSSLIGAFVTMPIATAIAIFFVEPLILTVLSGLLLGEKTGWRRYVAVAVGLVGAVVVIRPSWDIFGWASILPLIAATGFASNAIVMRKLGQHMDAISMQFWFSLIAMALIGVGFALLGQFQLVSLSGGIDSSGPWGLLVFMGMFSGLTFFLFAEAFRRTPASTLAPFQYIEIIGATIVGYIVFGDFPDLWTWVGTAIILASGLYVFHRERRAARSA, encoded by the coding sequence ATGGCGCTTATGATCGCGGCCGTGCTGCTGGTGCCGATCAGCGATGCGATGTCGAAAAGCCTGACGGGTATTCTCAACCCGTTCGAGATCGCCTTCTGGCGGTTCGGGTTTCAGATGGCGATGCTGGGGCTGTTCATTGTGGTAACGCGCCGGCGGCTGGCGCGGGGGCCATGGGGGCTGATGCTTGTGGGCGGGGCGACGATGGCGGTCGTTCTCTCCTCGCTGATCGGGGCGTTCGTCACCATGCCGATTGCCACGGCGATCGCGATCTTTTTCGTCGAGCCGTTGATCCTGACGGTGCTTTCGGGCCTGTTGCTGGGTGAGAAGACCGGCTGGCGGCGCTATGTGGCGGTGGCCGTGGGGCTGGTTGGCGCGGTTGTCGTCATTCGGCCGAGTTGGGATATTTTCGGCTGGGCGTCGATCCTGCCGCTGATCGCAGCGACCGGATTTGCCTCCAATGCCATCGTCATGCGCAAGCTGGGGCAGCACATGGACGCCATTTCCATGCAGTTCTGGTTTTCGCTTATTGCGATGGCGTTGATCGGGGTCGGTTTTGCGCTGCTGGGCCAGTTCCAGTTGGTAAGTCTTTCGGGCGGTATCGATAGCAGCGGACCCTGGGGGTTGCTGGTGTTCATGGGCATGTTCTCGGGGCTGACCTTCTTTCTGTTCGCCGAAGCCTTTCGGCGCACGCCGGCTTCGACGCTGGCGCCGTTCCAGTATATCGAGATCATCGGGGCGACGATCGTGGGATATATCGTGTTCGGCGATTTTCCGGACCTGTGGACATGGGTGGGCACGGCGATCATCCTGGCCTCCGGGCTCTACGTCTTCCACCGCGAGCGCAGGGCCGCCCGCAGCGCTTGA
- a CDS encoding RNA methyltransferase: MAGTDSSKEFAFRPTPAIILVEPQLGENIGAAARAMANFGLWDLRLVNPRDGWPNEKATASAAKALPVIERVQVFETLTEAMADLNLVLATTARNREMFKPVIGPDEAADRLSAHIGGGQKAGILFGRERWGLNNDEVALADAIVTLPVEPAFASLNIAQAVLVLAYEWRRAALKDQPLPFSADEGEPAPRGQLAAMTEQLGEALDRAGFFKTPAKRPGMMNNIRAMFARGGFNAQEVRTLRGIVAALDRRHERPNPSRHKGEDEAE, from the coding sequence ATGGCGGGGACCGACAGCAGCAAGGAATTCGCGTTCCGGCCCACGCCGGCGATCATTCTTGTCGAGCCGCAGCTTGGCGAAAATATCGGCGCGGCGGCGCGCGCCATGGCCAATTTCGGGCTTTGGGATCTGCGGCTGGTCAATCCGCGCGACGGGTGGCCGAACGAAAAGGCCACAGCTTCGGCGGCCAAGGCGCTGCCGGTGATCGAGCGGGTGCAGGTGTTCGAGACGTTGACCGAGGCGATGGCGGACCTCAATCTGGTGCTCGCCACGACGGCGCGCAACCGGGAGATGTTCAAGCCGGTGATCGGCCCCGACGAAGCGGCGGACCGGCTTTCGGCCCATATCGGGGGCGGGCAGAAGGCGGGCATCCTGTTCGGGCGTGAGCGCTGGGGGCTCAACAATGACGAGGTGGCGCTGGCCGATGCCATCGTGACGCTGCCGGTCGAGCCGGCCTTTGCCTCGCTCAATATCGCCCAGGCCGTGCTGGTTCTGGCCTATGAATGGCGGCGGGCAGCGCTCAAGGACCAGCCATTGCCGTTTTCGGCCGATGAGGGGGAGCCGGCGCCACGCGGACAATTGGCGGCGATGACCGAACAACTTGGCGAGGCGCTGGACCGGGCAGGGTTTTTCAAGACGCCGGCCAAGCGGCCCGGCATGATGAACAATATCCGCGCCATGTTCGCGCGCGGTGGGTTCAACGCGCAGGAGGTGCGTACGCTTCGCGGCATCGTCGCGGCGCTCGACCGGCGGCACGAGCGGCCCAATCCATCCCGGCACAAGGGCGAGGACGAGGCCGAATAG
- a CDS encoding GNAT family N-acetyltransferase, producing the protein MTFFPIETKRLILRKFTPADAEATAAYQGLPEVARYCMWEPRSLERVRELIPRWIAMDGTGENSEGIQYAVVLRTSGALIGDVVLMFEDLAARQGQIGYVMSPAFQGQGYATEAMEAVLAVGFGQVGLHRISARCDARNTGSWRVMEKLGMRREAHFREHAIFKGEWDQELVYAILEDEWRAAQGAN; encoded by the coding sequence ATGACCTTTTTTCCCATTGAGACCAAGCGGCTGATCCTGCGCAAATTTACGCCCGCCGACGCGGAGGCGACGGCCGCCTATCAAGGGCTGCCTGAAGTCGCGCGCTATTGCATGTGGGAGCCGCGTTCGCTCGAGCGTGTCCGCGAGTTGATCCCGCGCTGGATCGCCATGGATGGAACGGGCGAGAACAGCGAAGGCATTCAATATGCCGTGGTGCTCAGGACAAGCGGGGCGTTGATCGGCGACGTGGTGCTGATGTTTGAGGACCTGGCGGCCCGGCAGGGGCAGATCGGCTATGTTATGAGCCCAGCGTTTCAGGGGCAGGGTTATGCGACCGAAGCGATGGAGGCGGTGCTTGCCGTTGGCTTCGGGCAGGTTGGTTTGCACAGGATTTCGGCGCGTTGCGATGCGCGCAACACCGGCTCGTGGCGGGTGATGGAAAAGCTTGGCATGCGGCGCGAGGCCCATTTTCGGGAGCATGCGATTTTCAAGGGGGAGTGGGACCAGGAGTTGGTTTACGCCATCCTCGAAGATGAATGGCGCGCGGCGCAGGGAGCAAACTGA
- a CDS encoding GFA family protein, protein MPTLSLDETANCACGAVSLRIEGPVLSMLVCSCLDCRKATGTGHSAVILMSTDAVEISGDVKGHTRKAASGSEITRNFCPECGTPLFARTARAPLLALIPAGLFDNPDWFAPRQAIFSRTHLQWDTLNEALPQYDTYRDTGGF, encoded by the coding sequence ATGCCGACGCTCAGTCTCGATGAAACCGCCAATTGCGCTTGCGGCGCCGTGAGCCTCCGGATCGAAGGCCCCGTCCTTTCGATGCTGGTCTGCTCATGCCTGGATTGCCGCAAGGCGACCGGCACGGGCCATTCGGCGGTCATCCTGATGTCCACCGATGCCGTCGAAATCTCGGGAGACGTCAAGGGACACACGCGCAAGGCCGCCTCGGGGTCGGAAATCACCCGCAATTTCTGTCCCGAATGCGGCACCCCATTGTTCGCCAGAACCGCCCGCGCGCCTCTGCTGGCCCTGATACCTGCCGGTCTGTTCGACAATCCTGACTGGTTTGCCCCCCGTCAGGCCATTTTCTCGCGCACCCATCTCCAATGGGACACGCTCAATGAGGCACTGCCTCAATACGATACCTATCGCGACACTGGAGGATTTTGA
- a CDS encoding GFA family protein: protein MFATGRCLCGTISFSVTEPPIRMAQCHCEDCRRLTGTGHIVQAFFKTDGVTVNGKPAVFENVADSGSERRRSFCATCGSTLFSERNTAPGVIGIAIGAFDNSDWFSPGMVLYTNQRPPWDPEVPGVQAHEKM, encoded by the coding sequence ATGTTTGCCACCGGACGCTGCCTGTGCGGAACCATAAGCTTTTCGGTCACCGAACCGCCGATCCGCATGGCCCAGTGTCATTGCGAGGATTGCCGGCGCCTGACCGGCACCGGGCACATCGTACAGGCCTTCTTCAAGACCGACGGCGTAACCGTCAACGGAAAGCCCGCCGTGTTCGAAAATGTCGCCGACAGCGGCAGCGAACGCCGCCGCTCGTTCTGCGCTACCTGCGGCTCCACCCTGTTTTCGGAACGCAATACCGCCCCGGGGGTCATCGGCATCGCCATCGGCGCCTTCGACAATTCCGACTGGTTCAGCCCCGGAATGGTGCTTTACACCAACCAGCGCCCGCCATGGGACCCCGAGGTGCCCGGTGTCCAAGCGCATGAGAAGATGTAG
- a CDS encoding TfoX/Sxy family protein, with the protein MSHAAEALSDRVRERLAPVPGVTEQKMFGGHAFMLDGNMICGIMKNGALLARVGKDGYEAALALPGCQPMTMGTKTMSGFVEVDGDVLDTEMGLAQWVDRCMAFAATLPPK; encoded by the coding sequence ATGAGCCACGCAGCCGAGGCCCTGTCCGACCGCGTCCGTGAACGCCTCGCTCCCGTTCCGGGCGTCACCGAACAAAAGATGTTCGGCGGCCACGCCTTCATGCTCGATGGCAACATGATCTGCGGCATCATGAAAAACGGAGCCCTCCTCGCCCGAGTCGGCAAGGACGGCTATGAGGCCGCCCTCGCCCTTCCCGGTTGCCAGCCCATGACCATGGGCACAAAAACCATGTCTGGCTTCGTTGAAGTCGATGGCGATGTGCTCGACACCGAAATGGGCCTCGCCCAATGGGTCGACCGCTGCATGGCCTTCGCTGCAACCCTTCCGCCGAAATAG